The window ttgtgtgctgtaagtgctgtaggtgtgcggagtacagtacaacaagCGTGCCTATTATTACTCGTACCTAGCATACTtacacatacttacagtacctagtacctactaggtaagtacttacagtccatctacttaagtacatctacagtgtAACTACCTAGGACATGgacacatactgtacactgtCTCggtatccgtactccgtacagtgcttggTACGGTACAGCCTGCAGGACCGCATATAgtacgtacacgtactgtcGTGCACTACGGGGGGAGCATGCACGTGGGCGGCAGCGATAGCGCAGCGTTAGCATGTGCATCCAAACAAACATGTTCGTGCTCGAATCATAAATAGATGGAGGGCGTAAGAGTACAGTTCGCTTGCTAGGCGACCAAGTTCGCAGTGCCAGCAGCATTCGCTCGGTCCAGCGACCCGAAACCGAGCGAAAGTCGGGGGAAACTGTGCTGTATGAAGTACATAATACCTCATCGCAATGTAAGTAAGcacgtacttgagtactttctggtacctacagtacaatacatgcacacctcCGCTCCGCGGTACGATGGCGATTGTGTTGGCTTGGCGTTCGGGGTCgctcggccgagggaggGTGGCGCACCCCCACCGGCTCGGTGGGCTGACCCCGACGTGCATGGTGCCCCTGCGGTCAGGTACGCGGAGCGCCTCCGGCCTGGCGCCGAAGCAAACGTCTGCCACGTCGGCTGACAAGGCGACCAACGTCATGTGTTGCGCGCGCAAGCTTTGAAACAAGTCTGTGCGGCGACCTTGAGCAAGAAcgaccgtcgacgcggcAGTCATGGCGAAGGGGCGTGTCCATCACGAAGCAGGAGCTCGTACGGTGCCTGCACGCTGCAGCCGACTGAATGCGGACAATGTGCGCCAAGTTACCTCACGGAAAGTCGAATGGGCGATGAAAAGGCAGGCGCTAGCTGGCCAGACACGTGGGTGACCCGGTGGCGCATTTTTCCAGCGCGGGCATTGGGTCGAGCGCGCCTGGTTGCGGCCATTGTCGCGGGTGGTCCCACTGTGGCCGCTCCGATTTCCGAGCACCCCtgctccatcgtcgacgacttcggcATTGTCCTCGTCGAAGGAAGCAGGTACGGCAAAGGTGACCGACCCCTGCCTGCCCTGTCGGTCTCGGTCCTGCCTTCTCCTAGCCGGCCGATGTCCAAGGTGCCTTTCTTTTGCTTTATTTTCACTCCCTTTGCTCCTTTTTGCTCCTCTCGCTCCTCTCCTTCCACTCCCACGTCGAGCATcgccgaccgaccgaccgcacgccgtcgtcgccgttctATTGATCGATCCGTCTCCTTCCTTCCTCCCGACCGCGTACGCCGCATCCGCTTCGCGTCGACGCGCACGACCAAGGCACCTTCATCGGCAGGCTCCGCACCCACGCTGCCACCCCCTGCGGTTCACGCCATGTCGGCGCGCTTCTCCAAGGCCTGGCGTCCcctcgccgcggcgacggtcgtcgtcgtcgccgccggagccgtcgccTACGGCCGCACCGGCAAGCGGCACGCCCACGACagggccctcgtcgacgtcaagcgTGACGCGAACACGGGCCGCatcgtgccgccgacgtttCCCCGCGTCCGGAGCCGTGCCGAGCAGCTGGCGGAGCTGCGACGCCGTCAGGGCCGGGGgaaggccgccgacgaggaataCGACCTGctcatcatcggcggcggggcgacgggcgccggcatcgccctcgacgccgtcacccGCGGCCTcagcgtcgccctcgtcgagcgggaCGACTTTtcggccggcacgagctCCAAGAGCACCAAgctcgtccacggcggcgtCCGCTACCTCGAAAAGGCCGTCTGGAACCTCGACTACTcgcagctcgagctcgtcgtcgaggccctgcGCGAGCGCCGGGGCTTCCTCGACATCGCCCCCCACCTGTCGAGCTCGCTGCCCATCCTCCTGCCGCTGCAGCGCTGGTGGCAGGCCCCCTACCTCTGGCTCGGCTGCAAGACGTacgacctgctcgccggctCCGAGGGCCTCGAGAGCTCGTACCTCATGAGCCGggccaaggcgctcgagTCCTTCCCGCTGCTGCGGCGCGacaacctcgtcggcgccctcgtctaCTACGACGGCCAGCACAACGACTCGCGCATGAACGTCTCGCTCGCCCTCACCGCCTCCCTCTACGGCGCCACGGTGCTGAACCACGTCGAGGTGACGGCtctcgacaaggacgaccGAGGCAGGATATGCGGCGCCACGGTGCGTGACcgcatggccgacgccggctccggagccgccgccttctcggTCCGCGCCAAGGGCGTCATCAATGCCACCGGGCCCTtcaccgacgccgtcgagcgcatGGACGACCCGTCGCGCaagcccatcgtcgccccGGCCTCGGGCGCCCACGTCATGCTCCCCGGCGCCATCTGCCCCCAGGGCAtgggcatcctcgacgccgccacctcgGACGGCCGCGTCTTGTTCCTGCTGCCCTGGCAGGGCATGACGGTGGCCGGCACGACGGACAACGCCTGCGCCGTAGAGGCCGAGCCCGTggcgcgcgacgacgacgtcgacttcATCCTCAAGGAGGTCAGCAAGCTGCTCGAGCCCAAGAtggtcctcggccgcgacgacgtcTCCGCCACCTGGTCCGGTACGATGCGAGATTCTTCGCTCCCCCCGCTTGCCTCGTGACCCGCGCGCGCCCGACtgactggctggctggctgacgCCCGCCGCAGGAATCCGTCCGCTCGTCCGGGACCCCAAGGCCGGCAACACCGAGTCCCTCGTCCGCAGCCacctcgtcaccgtctccgCCTCGGGCCTGCTCAcctgcgccggcggcaagtgGACCACGTACCGCcagatggccgaggacgccgtcgacgaagccgtccGGACCTTTGGCCTCGGACCGGCCGCCGTCCCCATGCCCGACATCAGCGGcgcggccctcgacggcttcacCACGACGGGCGCCTGCCGCACGCGGAcgacgcccgtcgtcggctcgcaCGGCTACTCGACGAGCCTGCCGTCGCAGCTGATGGAGGTctacgccgtcgacggcgacgtcgcccaCCACCTGGCCACCAACTACGGCGACCGCGCCTgggccgtcctcggcaacgcgccgtcggccacggcgcgcATTGCCCCTTCGTTCCCCTtcatcgaggccgagatccGCCACGGCGTCCGCTGCGAGGCAgcctgcaccgccgccgacgtcatcTCGCGCCGCACGCGCCTGgccttcctcgacgtcgaggccgccctcgccgccctcccgcgcgtcgtcgacatcctggccgaggagctcgggTGGGGCGACGCGCGCCGGCAGCAGGAGTGGACCAGCACCGTTCGCTTCCTGCGCAGCAtgggcctcgaggaggagaggctcCCCGTCACGCGCGCCGAGGTCCTGCGCGGCCAAGGCCTTGCCCTGACGAGGAAGAAGCCGACAAGGCGCGTCCGCGACGCCGCGCCGTTGAcggcgaccgaggacggcgtcaaGACCGACGGCCTGACGGGAGCGCTGGCTTCTGGCGCATGACGGGCGCGAGGCAAAATTTCGTCGTTTGATGGTCATCGACTGGTGTACGGAGTTATGGTTGGTGGCTTCCTGCATAGCCTGCATGCCTTGCCGAGAATGCGAGGGGTTGTTCTTGCGGATGGTGGCAGAATCACGCACCGAATCCGCACACGAACCTGAATATTAGTTCGTCCTCGTGCGGTCCAAGGGGTTTGGTTGGACGTCCGACGCGCAGCCGTTTGGGATGCACGATATACCCCTTTTGCTTCCCATCCCCACCAATCCAGCGGGCCGTTGATGACTCCGTCTGGGGCCAGTGAATTAAAAAAAGAATCTAGCCATGGCGGGATATGGTTGCATAGTTATGAATATAATCATATCCATACCTGCACAGCACACAAGCGCATACATGGTCAAGTAGGTGCACGGATCTGCGTAGATGGTCTACTCCAAAGTGTTGGGCGTGAAGTCAAACCTGCGTTGAGAATGCACCGACCGTCGCGTTCTCAACAGGAGAGGTAGCTACATAATTTGTGCTTCatatggagtacggaatacaggCAGATGGATTAATCCTCACAAAACGCAGGCATAAAAAGAAGTGGTTATTTGTCTTGCTCGGCCGCAGGTGGAGTTGTGATGTATTGCAGCAGGTGTAAAAAAGTAAGTAACTACTAATAATGTGCCTGCAAGTTGAATTAAGTACAGCAATTAAGCAagttaagtaagtacttacacacgCACAACTGTTCGCTTGCTTCATCGAGCGCAGAATCATGCTACTAATAAATACACACTTCGCTCATCCGCCACCGATGATTAAACCTGATTCAATAAAAAAAAAGATAGCGATAGACAAGACAGACAGACGACCGATGAAACCACCCCCCAAAAATGCGCACAACAATTGATCGATGTTGGAGGTGTTAAGTatatgtacagagtatggaGTGAGTATggactacttactgtacgtcaTTGTTCCATGAAGGaagggaggagggagagagagGGTGGTAGGTTAGGTAGCTAGCTGGACGCGCAAAAAAAGACTGCCCCCACGCTGGATCGAACAGCGGGCCTCGTCATGCCTCAACTAGTAGTACGAGTGACGCGCTCTACCACTGAGCTATAAGGGCATTTGATGCATGTATCCTCAATTAATACATACTATGAATAACACATTAGGCGCATGCTGATTACTATTCCCCTCCTTCGTTATTCTCCCACTACAGTCCATCGATGCTGACATCTCCAACCGCAGCATAGTCGTCATTTGCTGATGACAATGTCTCACGCCCTTGACGTCTTGCGACACGATCAATAATGACCTGATGTCGTGTCGGATACCGCCGAGGCGCTTGAAAAAGTGTGCGACGCACAGGTGCGACAGTTGTTACCTCTAACCCAGGTCAAACTGACATGTTTACATTCGGGTTTCAACGCGCCCCAGGAGACGCTGTCGACGAGTCAATTCATTGCTCGCTGTAGCATGTTTCCCGACCAATTTCATTTTTTACTTCGTATCGGCCCATCGCCACCGGATCGAACCAGCTCCATGGGAATAGTCATTCGATCAACAGGCTGCTGCCTCGGAGCCATCACTTCCGATGCCAAACGAGAATAGCGTGGACGGGGGCGTGGCGTCTGACTCTCGGGAGGTGTCATGACTTGTTGCGGGAGGCAGCAAGCAAAGGCCACGAACGAGGGAAACAAGAGTGGCGGAGTGAATGGCAACACGAACAGTCCACAATACCTTTGACCGGCGCTCCCAATATCACCATACGCGCCGTTTTCTTGGGTGTTGCCCACTGCACCAACGGCAAAGTTGAGCCCAGGCGGTCTGGCAACGGGCCGGGCAGGGCAATGGAGGGGTTGAGGCATCAACAGACGAATCTCGGTCGATGAGTCAATCGTACCCTATTTCACGACAGAATCTGCACGATCGTGGGCAACTTGACAAGAGAATCACCTAGTTTGTCTTGCATGCTGTGGGGGTTGCATCACCAGCTGCGGATGGGGCACGGCGTAGGACTTGGATGCGCAAGGAGTGCTCACTCACACGGACAAAGGTTCCGATGGTAAGTCGCCTTCAGAAACGCTCACGGCTACTCAGTCGAACGACGATGCCACGCACTGACTGAGCCGACTCACCACGTCTTCGAATGCGAACTGCCGAAACAATGTTGATACGTGCCTGTGGTCTCCTGTCGACGGTCGactggccacgacggccgcggtTTGCGATAGAGTAACAATGACTAACCGACTTGGAGAGGGAAAATCTCAAGAGCCTGTCGAGGTTTCAGATAGAGGAGTCTTGGTCACACCCAGGTGCGGGAGCAAGCACGAGTCAATAGGCATCGCGAGACAGGGAATCGCAAAGAggaggcggcagcggccgcaTCCCAACCTTCACAACCCAGGAGCGCAACGCGTGCGGAAGTAAAGGGTAGTTAGTGCTCATATTGTCCGACGAGAAAAAAACTTTAATGTCTGTAGATGGCGATGGATCTTGTCCAACCTTGCTTGGAGATTCTTGCGAGGGAAGAACGCGGGTGCTGCGCCGTGGTTGTGGAATGTGTTGGGAGCGGCAGGTATTCTCAAGGTGAAACGACGTGTATCTGGAGAGATAGGTATCGGTTGTAGGGAGGGAAAATGCTAGGTGCGCTGGCATCATGCGACAGGCAACCCGTAATAGGTGGTGAGCAGCACCGGCACGACGGTGGCATGAAACATGTACCTGTGCATCAGCACTTGGCGCGGAGTACCCAGTACATCCGGCTgcaggcgccgtcgcccgcgccgGTTGTACATCTACATGGATGCGCACTCGCACCCGTAGGTCCAGCGCTACATCTCTTCCGCCCCCCCtccggcctcgccatcccgGCACTATAATTTAGTGCCTATGCTTCTGCTCCTAGCAGTGCCAACCGCTGCAATGCGTGCGTGCTGTGGCGATGGGCTCAGTAGAGACTCGGCCAAAGGTGCACAGCGCATGGATCAATATTAAACGGGATGAATGCCAGCtgcccgtcctcgccatTTCGAGGAAAAAATctgccatcgccatcaccgcTCCATACAAATGGATCTCAACCTCATCATCAACgtagccgacgacgaggcttCCCGCAACGACACGGTTCATCGCGTCAGCAGCCAGGAGCCTTCCGGCAAGTCCAGCTGCAGCGAGGCCAGCAGCGAGGCCAGCAGCGAGACCAGCAGCGACGATGCGAACGACACGCCCACGATTCCTACGCCGCCCACGCCTGGCGTTTTCGACAGCTACGAGAAAGTATACGACTTTCTGCAGTCCTTTCATCGCAACAACGGGGCCGGAATCATAAAGAGGACGAGCGGCAGGACAAGACACGACTTTGGCCAAGGCGAGCAACCCACTCGCATCGTCTTCATATGCGACCGCGGCTTGCGCTACATCTCCAAATCTACCGGCCTCCGGAAGGTGACTTCCCAACGGACCGGCTGCCCGTATTCGATCACGGCGTTTGCCACCCAGAAAATGGAATGGAAGTGGTCGTATCGGGTGACCAACGGTTCCCACAACCATGGTCCGTCCCGCGATCCGTCCGCTCACAACATCCATCGGCGACGTACAAAGGAGCAGAAGGAGATTCAGCAAATCATTTCCAAGAGCATAGGCACCGCGGCCCGCGACATGGACTCCATCATTCGCGAGCAATCAGAACAAGTATATACGTATTTTCGCATTCGGGACATATACAACGACCGCCAACGGATCAAAAAAGACCTACGCAGGGACAGGAGCACGTCCTAGGCCCTGGCGCGCTTACTTTCCGAGCACGACATGAACGATGATGGCCATGTTTCTGCTCAGCGCCGGATAAGTACGTGGAGGGTGACGTTGTGGTAATGGGATGTGTGAAAGACTCGTTTCAAGTTCCAGCCTTGTTTGTTGACCATCTTGAATTGATTACCGGGACTAGCGAGGCGCAGCCGATGTTGTATCGAGTAGCCCTTTAATCAAGCTGCGTAGATTGCGGGCCATGAATACGCACTACATTTGGCCTGGTGCCTAGGAGCCGAGAGAAAAAGGTTGTCCAGAAACTTGCCCACTACCAGCAGAGACCTGTGATGGAGCACGTTTGTTAGTGCTCGCCAGTACGATGCTAGGAGCCTCAGCACATTCGAGAGGCCGGGGAGATTGCAGCTCCGGGCCCCCTAGCTCGAGAGGTGCTACTGCCATCACCAATGTCGAATTTGAGGCGTGCCGTTTGCACATGCATAATCTCCGTcggaacggagtactcttACGctgagtacaagtacaaagcGCCGGCCAAGTTCCGGTCCCGGCGGAGGATTCGGCGGAGATGCGGGGGCCGTTTAAGTGGAGACTTCGGATGGAAGCCGGAGCCGGGAGTGGATCAACGGAACCCATTATGGACCGCGAGTTTTTGTCAAGGGACGAAATGTCACGTCTCGACACATCATCAGCCATCTTTACTGACGAGTTGGTGAACGATGCTGGTTCTGGAGAGTAAACCCGTGAATGTAAGCGAGCATCAGTTGATACAGTACGCGTCCTCGTTCAAGTTCCCGACGTCCTCCTCCTTGGTCCCGAAGCAGCAACAGTTCCCCTTTTGCTTGTTCGCCTCGTTGACCTCCAGGAATCTTGTGCGGCCTCTTCAGCTCTCACACACGGTAACGCGCGTGGAATATTTGTAAAAAAATCCATAGGCCCTTTTTGGACATGAACAAGCTTGGTTTGATTTGGTAACCGATTGGATCCATTGTACCAGGTAGCTATTGATCCTacgaacccccccccccggagGTTCGGTGATCAAGGTAGGATACAGTGATTATGAGATGATGGACCTCGTTGGTGTAGAGAGACATCTGTACCATGTCACTGGCTGAAATCGTACCGCCCAGTCGAGACCATCGGCTTCTTTCCGAGTGTGACACAGATCGCCGTTTCCGCACATTTGTTGTCCCATCCGAGACTGCTCATGCACACCCGGCAAATTCGATCAACCAGACTTGATACCCCTGCATAGATGTATAGATCACTAAAAGGTAGAGCAGGCAGAAAGTGGCCGTTGCCGGCTCCCACGCGACCTTTGCCCTGTCAACATGTTGCCTTGCCGATATGTGTTCAGCTGATTGTGCCCGAGTAGAAAAAAAGTTCCAGCAGATGCTCTCAAAACCGCCATGAGGTGGGACGGTGTCTGATTCTGGCAAATATTGGTTTTCGTACAAGTGCCATGTAGATTCAGCCGCTGGCACAAGGCTCCTTGGCAGCGCCAGGATTGAGTCGTAGCGAGACTGGGCCACCGCCAGGATTCTCGCAGCAGCGGCAACAGTTGTCTTGGTTGAGCCAAAGCAGTGTCATGAGGAGGCCAGACAGTGTGAAATGAATCGATTGATGCGATGGAAGCACTCCTCAATTTTGATGCATAAGCTCGGCAGTAAAAGTGGCGCGGAACGCGTGTATGTAAAGGCCAATGTGatcgaggatgccgtcaTAAGGATGCCTCCCCTTCCATACACTACTGCGCTACTGTAATTGTTACCTCTCTGGTATCTGGCCCCTGAGTCGTCGGCAGAGCCAACTTGCGGCATCATGCATCTCCATTTCACCACCATCATCTGGACCGTCGCCTTCGCAGCCAAGGTGAACGCGGCCCTGGCCGCTGATGTGAAAGCCGTTTGCTCGACCTTGTATTCGAGGTATCCGACGCTGCTCGTTTGGGATCCTCTCGGCCCCGAAGCCATCTCGTCCATTTTGCGCGCCGAAAACTACTACAGCGCCCATTTCGATTACTGGAACGCCGCGAGCTCCCGTAACCGCCCGTCCTGTGCCTTTTTTCCGTCAAACGCAGAACAGGTCTCTTTCGCCGTCCAGACTCTCAACGCGCATCCTGCTGTCAGGTTTGCGCTCAAGTCAGGGGGTCACAACCCCAATCTGGGCTTCTCCAACGTCGACAAGGG of the Drechmeria coniospora strain ARSEF 6962 chromosome 01, whole genome shotgun sequence genome contains:
- a CDS encoding glycerol-3-phosphate dehydrogenase encodes the protein MHTSAPRYDGDCVGLAFGVARPREGGAPPPARWADPDVHGAPAVSYLTESRMGDEKAGASWPDTWVTRWRIFPARALGRARLVAAIVAGGPTVAAPISEHPCSIVDDFGIVLVEGSRYGKGDRPLPALSVSVLPSPSRPMSKVPFFCFIFTPFAPFCSSRSSPSTPTSSIADRPTARRRRRSIDRSVSFLPPDRVRRIRFASTRTTKAPSSAGSAPTLPPPAVHAMSARFSKAWRPLAAATVVVVAAGAVAYGRTGKRHAHDRALVDVKRDANTGRIVPPTFPRVRSRAEQLAELRRRQGRGKAADEEYDLLIIGGGATGAGIALDAVTRGLSVALVERDDFSAGTSSKSTKLVHGGVRYLEKAVWNLDYSQLELVVEALRERRGFLDIAPHLSSSLPILLPLQRWWQAPYLWLGCKTYDLLAGSEGLESSYLMSRAKALESFPLLRRDNLVGALVYYDGQHNDSRMNVSLALTASLYGATVLNHVEVTALDKDDRGRICGATVRDRMADAGSGAAAFSVRAKGVINATGPFTDAVERMDDPSRKPIVAPASGAHVMLPGAICPQGMGILDAATSDGRVLFLLPWQGMTVAGTTDNACAVEAEPVARDDDVDFILKEVSKLLEPKMVLGRDDVSATWSGIRPLVRDPKAGNTESLVRSHLVTVSASGLLTCAGGKWTTYRQMAEDAVDEAVRTFGLGPAAVPMPDISGAALDGFTTTGACRTRTTPVVGSHGYSTSLPSQLMEVYAVDGDVAHHLATNYGDRAWAVLGNAPSATARIAPSFPFIEAEIRHGVRCEAACTAADVISRRTRLAFLDVEAALAALPRVVDILAEELGWGDARRQQEWTSTVRFLRSMGLEEERLPVTRAEVLRGQGLALTRKKPTRRVRDAAPLTATEDGVKTDGLTGALASGA